From the Planktothricoides raciborskii GIHE-MW2 genome, the window GGTGGCGAACCGCCATTTGCAGGATGTGGCGGAAAATCTGCAAATAGTGAGGTTGGATGACCCCCGCAATCCCCATTCCTGGAGTTATGGCGCTTATGATGGGAGCGATTCTAGCACCTGGCCAAATATGTGGACGGCACCGCAGCGACTGAATACGGGTTATCCGGGAAATGGATATGAGAATTTTGCCAGAACAACGGCTGATTTTATGTCTGCGGAACAGGCTTTGGAAGTCTGGAAAAATAGCCCGCCTCATAATGCGGTGATTCTGAATCAGGGTATCTGGAGCGATCGCCCCTGGAACGCTTTGGGAGTTGGTATCTATAAGGGGTTTGCTGCCTTATGGTTCGGGGAGGAACCAGACCCCACTGGTGAACCAGTAAAAAACCAAGGTTCAACAATAGATGAAGACGAGCAGGGTCGCACAGACTTAATATCATTCGTTCCTATGTTGGGAGAGGTGATACCAGAATTTCGCCGCCAGAGTCTCGCGGGGATAACGGAACCGGCAAATCAGTCTTTTGTATTTGCAGATTTTTCAGCGGAGAATGATGTGGTGCAGTTAACCCCGGAAATTAGCCGCCAAAACCCCGGAGGAGTGCGGGCTTTTGATGGGGATGATTTGATTGTGGGGTCGAGCGATCGGGATATCGTCAATGGCAACCGAGGGAACGATACCATCCAGGGTAGTGGGGGAGATGATTACCTGCGTGCCGGTCAAGATAATGATTGGCTTGAAGGCAATGATGGGAATGACATTCTCAATGGCAATAGGGGTGATGATACGGTATATGGCGGCGCCGGAAATGATTTGGTGCGCGGCGGTCAGGGAAATGATTTGTTAATTGGCGGTGATGGGGATGATGTGTTAATTGGGGATTTTGGTACTGATACCCTCACTGGGGGTCTTGGTGCCGATAAGTTTATTATCCGCGCTGATACGGTGGTGGGCGAAACTAATCCTAATTTGGCAGACCTGATTACTGATTTTGGCCTTGGGGATGAAATTGTGATTGTGGGCAATCAGGAAACGATTCAATTAGTCGCCAGTGGTAGTGATACGGTGATTCAGTTGAGCGGTGGCGATATTTTGACCGTGGTGGCAAATGTGACGCCGGGGAATTTGCAAGGGTCAGTTTTGGCGGCTTTTAGTAGCGATCGCGCCATGAGTATCGGGTAATGGCCATAATTTGAGTCTGTTGGACAATTCCGGGACAACCATAGAAGCCACAGAAAGGTACTTAGCACAGCAACCAGACTGAGATGCGATGCGATCGCCACCCAACCCAGTTTCAACCCTTCACAGCGTAACTTTGGGCGTATCGTTATATGGTAAAATAAGTAATTATTCCCCGAACAGTTACTAGGGGGTAATCGGTCGGCTATCTTCGGGTAGTCGGCCACTCTTTTTTTCAGCCTAAATGCTTCAGTAAAATCTCCGTAAATTGCTAACTGTCTAATTTAGAGACTGCTGATTAATGATTCTGTTAGCTGTTATAAGTTTGTAAACAAACCAATAAACTATTAACTACCTAATAAGTAACTACCGCGAGGTTCACGGAAAATCGCTGTAACTTAGCTAATTCGTCGGGAACCTCGCAGCCTCTCTGGGTAAGGGTTTCAGCGATTTTTTTTTCGAGGTTTAGCAAAATTGTAGCAACAAAATTGGTGAACCTCGCAAACCGCCTCTAGACATCTTGCTGGGTAAGGGTTATAATTTTAGCTATCCCCACTCGCTGGGGATATTAATTGAATGGAAACAAATTGCAATTACTGAGTAAGGACAGTTAGGGATTTTTTTTATCCCCACTCGCTGGGGATATTAATTGAATGGAAACGGATAGATGAGCGATCGCTGGTAATGGATAGATGAGCGAATCCCCACTCGCTGGGGATATTAATTGAATGGAAACCATCAAGTATTCCAAAGAGCTATCTAAAAAAGAAAAAATAGATCCCCACTCGCTGGGGATATTAATTGAATGGAAACCCCCTTTTAGGCAATTCGTTAAATCGGGGTTAATCTCAATCATCCCCACTCGCTGGGGATATTAATTGAATGGAAACTGTTAATGGTTTGCCAAGTTCGTTTGACTTAATTTCCGAGTATCCCCACTCGCTGGGGATATTAATTGAATGGAAACGCGCCTTAATAGTGAAAAAATCGGATTCTCGATCGTCTGTGATCCCCACTCGCTGGGGATATTAATTGAATGGAAACGAGCAACTTTTAGTTGCTCATTGAAAAGAGAGTTATTGAATCCCCACTCGCTGGGGATATTAATTGAATGGAAACTGGAGATGCCAGTTGACTACCCCCACAGAGTACATGAAGAATGCCTGTCCGATGAATCCCCACTCGCTGGGGATATTAATTGAATGGAAACTTTACCTTCGGTATTAGAACCGAAGACGAATATTTGATTAATCCCCACTCGCTGGGGATATTAATTGAATGGAAACTTGACATCCGAAGTTACGAGCCACTCGGCAAGCATGGAGATATCCCCACTCGCTGGGGATATTAATTGAATGGAAACTAGGAGTCGGTAAAGAGTCTCAAAAGACTTTTTGATGAATCCCCACTCGCTGGGGATATTAATTGAATGGAAACATAAGTTTTCCAACGTTCTCGCAACATTCAAGTCGATCCCCACTCGCTGGGGATATTAATTGAATGGAAACTTGTTACTGAGAATTGTGTGAGCCAGATGTTTTTTCATCCCCACTCGCTGGGGATATTAATTGAATGGAAACTGAAGCCCATTAGAGCCGGTCCGAATATGGCACTCATATATCCCCACTCGCTGGGGATATTAATTGAATGGAAACTACCTGCACCCGTTGAGGCAACTCGTGGTTTATCCAATCCCCACTCGCTGGGGATATTAATTGAATGGAAACTTCTGACGGATGCGTATTCACCCGTTTTTGAATTATTTATCCCCACTCGCTGGGGATATTAATTGAATGGAAACGGGCGTAGCAGCTAACCCCTTGTACAACCCTACCATACTATCCCCACTCGCTGGGGATATTAATTGAATGGAAACTTAAGTTTAAATGCTTTAATTAAGTTATTGATAGAAAAGAGTAAGTATCCCCACTCGCTGGGGATATTAATTGAATGGAAACACACTTCCTTTTGGCTTAAAGCCATACGGCTACCATTGATCCCCACTCGCTGGGGATATTAATTGAATGGAAACAGGAAAGTATCCCAGATACTTTCTAGGAGAAGGAGCAGTTGAATCCCCACTCGCTGGGGATATTAATTGAATGGAAACGCTCCGAGTGAAGGAGCTCGACCGTAACGATATCCATTTCTATCCCCACTCGCTGGGGATATTAATTGAATGGAAACGTGACTTCTGTTAGTTTGATTTCCAGGGCTTCGATTACCGATATCCCCACTCGCTGGGGATATTAATTGAATGGAAACCCACCGCCAATGATCTACATATTCCCAGTGATTTCGATTATCCCCACT encodes:
- a CDS encoding CAP domain-containing protein, whose translation is MAIDIYAKSPLDGLEEEEAKLYALINDYRKQNGLPSIPASNALTTVANRHLQDVAENLQIVRLDDPRNPHSWSYGAYDGSDSSTWPNMWTAPQRLNTGYPGNGYENFARTTADFMSAEQALEVWKNSPPHNAVILNQGIWSDRPWNALGVGIYKGFAALWFGEEPDPTGEPVKNQGSTIDEDEQGRTDLISFVPMLGEVIPEFRRQSLAGITEPANQSFVFADFSAENDVVQLTPEISRQNPGGVRAFDGDDLIVGSSDRDIVNGNRGNDTIQGSGGDDYLRAGQDNDWLEGNDGNDILNGNRGDDTVYGGAGNDLVRGGQGNDLLIGGDGDDVLIGDFGTDTLTGGLGADKFIIRADTVVGETNPNLADLITDFGLGDEIVIVGNQETIQLVASGSDTVIQLSGGDILTVVANVTPGNLQGSVLAAFSSDRAMSIG